The following proteins are co-located in the Campylobacter concisus genome:
- the pssA gene encoding CDP-diacylglycerol--serine O-phosphatidyltransferase yields the protein MNNIQKMQLMYILPNLFTAASAFLGVISIISSIQGNYFKAIIYIILSLILDGLDGRVARLTKTTSKFGVEFDSLADLVAFGVAPAILFYLTIGKNFGRFGALIAAMFVVFGAIRLARFNVTTGTYEPNVFIGLPIPSAAIVSVLWVGIYIDYTFLEGFEWCLMLLEATLAALMVSNIRYPSFKKINLKQTHVIRILVALVVAFSMLYLYPFESATLVMSVYMLYGIVRATIMFSKNSKKKESE from the coding sequence ATGAATAACATACAAAAGATGCAACTAATGTATATCTTGCCAAATTTATTTACAGCAGCTAGTGCTTTTTTGGGTGTTATTAGCATTATTTCATCTATTCAAGGCAACTATTTTAAAGCCATTATTTATATAATCTTATCGCTTATTTTAGATGGACTTGATGGACGTGTGGCTAGACTTACAAAGACAACTAGTAAATTTGGGGTAGAGTTTGATAGCCTTGCAGATCTTGTTGCTTTTGGTGTAGCGCCAGCTATTTTATTTTATTTGACTATTGGTAAAAATTTTGGCAGATTTGGAGCGCTTATAGCTGCTATGTTTGTGGTTTTTGGAGCTATTAGGCTTGCTCGTTTTAATGTCACTACTGGTACATATGAGCCAAATGTTTTTATCGGGCTTCCTATACCATCAGCAGCTATTGTGAGCGTACTTTGGGTTGGTATTTATATCGACTATACTTTTTTAGAAGGATTTGAGTGGTGCTTGATGCTACTTGAAGCTACTCTGGCAGCTTTAATGGTTAGCAACATCCGCTATCCAAGCTTTAAAAAAATAAATTTAAAGCAAACCCACGTGATAAGAATTTTAGTAGCTCTTGTAGTTGCGTTTTCGATGCTTTATCTATATCCATTTGAAAGTGCGACTTTGGTTATGAGCGTCTATATGCTTTATGGCATAGTAAGAGCCACTATAATGTTTAGTAAAAATTCCAAAAAAAAGGAGAGCGAATGA
- a CDS encoding 2-isopropylmalate synthase, producing the protein MDKNKIIIFDTTLRDGEQSPGASMNTAEKLQIALQLERLGVDVMEAGFAAASPGDFDAVNQIAKQASNITVCSLARAVERDIKAAGEALAPAKNKRIHTFIATSPIHMEYKLKMSPDEVIKRAIESIKYAKTFCDDVEFSCEDACRSEMSFLKEICDAAINAGAKTLNIPDTVGYLYPEEITARISEIVKFVGDRAIISVHNHNDLGMATANSLAAIKAGARQVEGTINGIGERAGNAALEEIVMAIKTRQDVFAPFYTDIISKEIYPTSRLIASIIGIEPQPNKAIVGKNAFAHESGIHQDGVLKHKETYEIISAESIGLEKNSLVLGKHSGRHAFKDKLASLGFDLDSDALNKAFEKFKELADKKKEIFDDDIRALVAEEITKIPQAYEITALLQSSGGSLASASISIKHNDEIISDSALGNGTADAIFKVVDRISGISGTLKDYKVASVSQGKDALAKVDVKVEFEGKTAVIGHGLDIDTMMASAKAYVGALNSYLRIHKN; encoded by the coding sequence ATGGATAAGAATAAAATTATAATCTTTGATACAACTTTAAGAGATGGCGAGCAAAGCCCTGGTGCATCGATGAATACAGCCGAAAAACTACAGATCGCACTTCAGCTTGAAAGGCTTGGCGTGGATGTTATGGAGGCTGGATTTGCAGCAGCAAGCCCAGGGGATTTTGATGCGGTAAATCAAATAGCAAAGCAAGCCTCAAATATCACGGTTTGCTCTCTTGCACGCGCAGTTGAGCGTGATATCAAGGCAGCTGGCGAGGCATTAGCTCCAGCTAAAAATAAGAGAATTCATACATTTATAGCGACAAGTCCAATTCATATGGAGTACAAGCTAAAAATGAGCCCAGATGAAGTAATAAAACGTGCAATCGAGTCTATAAAATACGCAAAAACCTTTTGCGATGATGTGGAGTTTAGCTGCGAGGACGCTTGTAGAAGTGAAATGAGCTTTTTAAAAGAAATTTGTGATGCTGCCATAAATGCGGGTGCAAAAACCTTAAATATCCCTGATACGGTTGGTTATTTATATCCTGAAGAGATAACTGCTCGCATTAGTGAAATAGTAAAATTTGTAGGCGATAGAGCAATAATCTCTGTGCATAATCACAATGACTTAGGCATGGCTACGGCAAACTCGTTAGCGGCTATAAAAGCTGGTGCAAGGCAGGTCGAAGGTACGATAAATGGCATAGGTGAGCGTGCTGGAAATGCTGCGCTTGAAGAGATCGTGATGGCTATCAAAACCCGCCAAGACGTCTTTGCTCCATTTTATACAGACATTATCTCAAAAGAAATTTATCCAACTTCAAGACTGATCGCTAGTATTATAGGCATTGAGCCTCAACCAAACAAAGCTATCGTTGGTAAAAACGCATTTGCTCATGAGAGCGGCATACATCAAGACGGCGTGCTAAAACACAAAGAGACCTATGAGATAATTAGCGCTGAGAGTATAGGTCTTGAGAAAAATTCCCTTGTTCTAGGTAAGCATAGCGGTCGTCACGCGTTTAAAGATAAGCTTGCTAGCCTTGGATTTGACCTTGATAGCGATGCTCTTAATAAGGCTTTTGAAAAATTTAAAGAGCTAGCTGATAAGAAAAAAGAGATATTTGATGATGATATTAGGGCTCTTGTGGCTGAAGAGATTACAAAAATTCCACAAGCTTATGAGATCACGGCTCTTCTTCAAAGTAGCGGCGGAAGCCTTGCGAGTGCTTCAATTAGCATAAAACACAACGATGAGATCATCAGTGACTCAGCTCTAGGAAATGGTACTGCTGATGCGATATTTAAGGTGGTTGATCGCATTAGTGGCATTAGCGGCACGCTAAAAGACTATAAAGTGGCGTCTGTTTCTCAAGGCAAGGATGCACTTGCAAAGGTTGATGTAAAGGTCGAGTTTGAGGGTAAAACGGCTGTAATAGGCCATGGACTTGACATAGATACTATGATGGCAAGCGCAAAAGCCTATGTTGGCGCACTAAATAGCTACCTTCGCATACATAAAAACTAA
- a CDS encoding 50S ribosomal protein L11 methyltransferase, which translates to MKDKFYELSIKTSNFYDEILELVFSFGVTCVEELDHEIIIREEYDLKDIAWGIEEYAKGLSSVRKISNDLKISLNLKENKDWLGEYKKAVKPILVDKIYVRPSWEEPLNGVTNIIIDPALAFGSGHHESTNSCLQLLQKYAKSGNTALDVGCGSGILSIALAKLGCKVNACDTDEQATQSSLSNAELNGIKFNKIWTGSIANLEQKYDIVVANIIADVIFMLSNDLKKSLKKGGYLVLSGILSKYEDRIKDTFKDLELIEIKQSNDWSSFVYKEIDE; encoded by the coding sequence ATGAAAGATAAATTCTACGAATTAAGCATAAAAACATCAAATTTTTATGATGAAATTTTAGAGCTAGTTTTCTCTTTTGGAGTTACCTGTGTTGAAGAGCTAGATCACGAGATCATCATCAGGGAAGAGTATGATCTAAAAGATATAGCTTGGGGTATCGAAGAGTATGCAAAAGGGCTCTCTAGTGTTCGTAAAATTTCAAATGATTTAAAAATTTCTCTTAATTTAAAAGAAAATAAAGACTGGCTAGGTGAATATAAAAAGGCAGTTAAGCCTATTTTGGTTGATAAAATTTATGTTAGACCTAGCTGGGAAGAGCCACTTAATGGCGTAACAAATATCATAATTGACCCAGCTCTAGCCTTTGGCTCAGGGCACCATGAAAGCACAAATTCTTGTTTACAACTTTTACAAAAATATGCAAAAAGTGGCAATACCGCTTTAGATGTAGGTTGTGGAAGTGGAATTTTAAGTATTGCCCTGGCAAAGCTTGGTTGCAAGGTCAATGCTTGCGATACAGACGAGCAAGCCACACAAAGCTCACTTAGCAACGCCGAATTGAATGGGATTAAATTTAATAAAATTTGGACAGGCTCTATCGCGAATTTAGAGCAAAAATATGACATTGTTGTAGCAAATATCATTGCTGATGTCATTTTTATGCTCTCAAATGACTTAAAAAAATCGCTTAAAAAAGGCGGCTACTTGGTATTGTCAGGAATTTTAAGCAAATACGAAGATAGGATTAAAGATACGTTTAAGGATTTGGAGCTAATTGAGATAAAACAAAGTAACGATTGGAGTAGCTTTGTTTATAAGGAAATAGATGAATAA
- a CDS encoding phosphatidylserine decarboxylase, protein MSGYIAKAGYKFILFFLILFVLSLLFGILPLFFAILFFLSLYFFRDPEREPFSDDKLALLSPIDGKIKEISASNFDNNEVAKIVIKKSFFDVGTLRAVSDVKVAEIRKRHGLFLCQAMKISEFLNERAIIRFEKENIKFVMKIIAGAFSRSLEISNVTSLKASRKFGFLGSGEVILYLPRDTKICVSVGESVKAASLLGYFEEGKRDE, encoded by the coding sequence ATGAGTGGCTATATCGCGAAAGCAGGATATAAATTTATATTATTTTTTCTAATTTTATTTGTTTTATCTTTGCTGTTTGGGATCTTGCCACTATTTTTTGCTATTTTATTCTTTTTGAGTCTTTATTTTTTTAGAGACCCTGAGAGAGAGCCATTTTCTGATGATAAATTGGCTTTACTATCGCCAATTGATGGCAAGATAAAAGAGATCAGTGCTTCAAATTTTGACAATAATGAAGTAGCTAAGATCGTCATAAAAAAATCTTTTTTTGATGTTGGTACATTAAGGGCTGTAAGTGATGTAAAAGTAGCTGAAATACGCAAAAGACATGGCTTATTTTTGTGTCAAGCTATGAAAATTTCAGAATTTTTAAATGAAAGAGCGATTATTCGCTTTGAAAAAGAGAATATAAAATTTGTTATGAAAATTATAGCTGGAGCTTTCAGTCGAAGTTTAGAAATTTCAAATGTTACTAGCCTGAAAGCATCTAGAAAATTTGGTTTTTTAGGAAGTGGTGAGGTGATTTTATACCTACCAAGAGATACTAAGATATGTGTAAGCGTTGGAGAAAGCGTAAAGGCTGCTTCACTTTTGGGATATTTTGAAGAGGGAAAAAGAGATGAATAA
- a CDS encoding chemotaxis response regulator CheY: protein MKILVVDDSSTMRRIIKNTLQRLGHQEILEAEHGLEAWNILTQNEGIEVLITDWNMPEMNGLELVKKVRAEQKYVDMPIIMVTTEGGKAEVITALKAGVNNYIVKPFTPQVLKEKLEDVLG from the coding sequence GTGAAGATTTTGGTTGTAGATGACAGTTCAACAATGAGAAGAATCATAAAAAATACTTTACAAAGGTTAGGACATCAAGAAATTCTTGAGGCTGAGCACGGTCTTGAGGCTTGGAATATCTTAACTCAAAATGAAGGTATCGAAGTTCTTATCACTGACTGGAATATGCCTGAGATGAACGGTCTTGAGCTTGTTAAAAAGGTAAGAGCAGAGCAGAAGTATGTTGATATGCCTATCATAATGGTAACAACAGAAGGCGGAAAAGCTGAAGTTATAACGGCTTTAAAAGCAGGAGTTAATAACTACATCGTTAAACCTTTTACTCCACAAGTCTTAAAAGAGAAGCTTGAAGACGTTCTTGGTTAA
- the ftsH gene encoding ATP-dependent zinc metalloprotease FtsH, whose protein sequence is MNNQNNNQNNGNNNGFFNKNPIFIFAIFAIVIVLAFRSFSGDGLGGSFGLNSNAQSKMVAYSEFKDMLKNKQLNEVAISETTIKGIGSDKTIYLAKRINDPTLIGILEQNGITYSVYSENNWFGDLIFSWIIPVFIFFAIWMFIASRMQKNIGGGILGIGSAKKLINSEKPKVKFDDVAGVEEAKEEVQEIVDYLKSPDKYLRLGAKIPKGILLVGPPGTGKTLLARAVAGEASVPFFSMSASSFIEMFVGVGASRVRDLFENAKKEAPAIVFIDEIDAIGKSRNSGPMGGNDEREQTLNQLLSEMDGFDADKSPVIVIAATNRPEVLDAALLRPGRFDRQVLVDKPDFKGRCDILKVHMKDVKIGKDVNIEDIARLTTGLAGADLENIINEAALLAGRKSKTFVEQADLVEAVERSIAGLEKKSRRVNPKEKRIVTYHECGHALIAELTKGAKRVTKVSVVPRGLAALGYTLNTPEENKFMMQKHELIAEVDVLLAGRAAEEVFIKEISTGASNDLERATDIIKAMVSMYGMSDVAGLMVLEKQRATFLNGGQSIKDYSDKMAEKVDEFVKTLLHERYTAVLGLLEIYKGAIENMVSALYEEETIEGKRVREIIKNYEIENSLESRLVETEEDEKSKKEE, encoded by the coding sequence ATGAATAACCAAAATAATAACCAAAATAATGGCAACAATAACGGTTTTTTTAATAAAAATCCTATTTTCATTTTTGCCATTTTTGCAATAGTTATAGTTTTAGCTTTTAGAAGCTTTAGTGGAGACGGACTAGGTGGCTCTTTTGGGCTAAATAGTAATGCCCAGAGTAAAATGGTAGCTTATTCTGAGTTTAAAGATATGTTAAAAAATAAGCAGCTAAATGAGGTTGCTATCTCAGAGACTACCATAAAAGGCATAGGTAGTGACAAAACTATCTATCTTGCAAAACGCATAAATGATCCAACTCTCATTGGTATACTTGAGCAAAATGGCATAACTTATAGCGTTTATAGCGAAAATAACTGGTTTGGCGATCTTATATTTTCATGGATTATTCCAGTATTTATATTTTTTGCTATTTGGATGTTTATTGCTAGTCGTATGCAAAAGAACATCGGTGGTGGCATACTTGGCATAGGAAGTGCAAAAAAACTTATAAATTCTGAAAAGCCAAAAGTAAAATTTGACGATGTTGCAGGCGTTGAAGAAGCAAAAGAAGAGGTTCAAGAGATAGTTGATTATCTAAAAAGTCCTGATAAATATCTAAGACTTGGGGCAAAAATTCCAAAGGGAATTTTGCTAGTTGGCCCTCCAGGCACTGGTAAAACACTTCTTGCAAGAGCAGTTGCGGGTGAGGCTAGTGTGCCGTTTTTCTCTATGTCAGCATCAAGCTTTATAGAGATGTTTGTCGGCGTTGGCGCAAGCAGAGTTAGAGATCTTTTTGAGAATGCTAAAAAAGAGGCTCCAGCGATTGTTTTTATAGATGAGATCGATGCGATCGGCAAAAGTAGAAATTCTGGTCCGATGGGCGGCAATGACGAGAGAGAGCAAACACTAAATCAGCTTCTTTCTGAGATGGACGGCTTTGATGCGGACAAGTCGCCAGTTATCGTTATAGCGGCTACAAATAGACCTGAAGTTTTGGACGCTGCGCTTTTAAGGCCAGGTAGATTTGACAGGCAAGTGCTTGTTGATAAGCCTGATTTTAAAGGACGCTGCGACATTTTAAAAGTTCATATGAAAGATGTAAAGATTGGCAAAGATGTAAATATCGAAGATATTGCAAGGCTTACGACCGGTTTAGCTGGTGCTGATCTTGAAAATATTATAAATGAGGCTGCACTTCTTGCAGGACGTAAGTCAAAGACCTTTGTCGAGCAGGCTGATCTTGTGGAGGCCGTTGAGAGATCGATTGCTGGACTTGAGAAAAAGTCTCGCCGCGTAAATCCAAAAGAAAAAAGAATCGTCACTTATCATGAGTGTGGTCACGCCTTGATAGCTGAACTAACAAAAGGTGCAAAAAGGGTAACAAAAGTCTCAGTCGTACCACGTGGTCTTGCGGCACTTGGCTATACTCTAAACACGCCTGAAGAGAATAAATTTATGATGCAAAAGCATGAACTGATAGCAGAAGTAGATGTGCTTTTGGCTGGTAGGGCTGCTGAAGAGGTGTTTATTAAAGAAATTTCAACCGGAGCTAGCAACGACCTAGAGCGTGCAACTGATATCATAAAAGCTATGGTTAGTATGTATGGTATGAGTGATGTTGCTGGTCTTATGGTGCTTGAAAAGCAACGTGCTACGTTTTTAAATGGCGGTCAAAGCATCAAAGACTATAGTGATAAGATGGCTGAAAAGGTTGATGAGTTTGTAAAAACACTTCTTCATGAAAGATACACGGCTGTGCTTGGTTTGCTTGAAATTTATAAAGGAGCTATTGAAAATATGGTATCAGCACTTTATGAAGAAGAAACAATCGAAGGAAAAAGAGTTAGAGAGATCATTAAAAACTATGAGATCGAAAATAGTCTAGAGAGCAGACTTGTAGAGACCGAAGAAGACGAAAAGAGTAAAAAAGAGGAATAA